Proteins encoded within one genomic window of Brachybacterium sp. P6-10-X1:
- a CDS encoding FAD-dependent monooxygenase: MKALICGAGIAGLTLAGRLTHHGWDVTLVERAAGPRRHGYMIDFSGPGFDAVTAMGLEPQLRDKASAVREFRYIDDRGRTTVRLDYGVFVKALDGQIVSLMRPALEEMLREALRPGVDLRYGLTVEEITEERAVLSDGTVIEPDLIVGADGIHSRIRSTVFGPESQYLRDLGMRTSAFVIEDEGVLEQVRGQFVLTESLDRQLGLYGLGDGQVAAFTVHRTDAEISPDAAREEIRREFSGLGELADRVLARCPPSREMYYDQVAQTILPRWTEARVALVGDAACAVSLVAGQGASLGIAGAHLLAEMLATEAAVPDALAEYERRWRPVATGIQEAARGRVIEVFLPRSRRTLLLRRWGFRAMTLPGLHRLMTGSLFPKGSRSITELSEAGRAQLHGA, translated from the coding sequence ATGAAAGCGCTGATCTGCGGAGCCGGCATCGCCGGCCTGACCCTCGCCGGACGCCTGACCCACCACGGCTGGGACGTCACCCTCGTCGAGCGCGCGGCAGGCCCGCGCCGTCACGGGTACATGATCGACTTCTCCGGCCCCGGGTTCGACGCCGTCACCGCCATGGGCCTGGAGCCTCAGCTGCGGGACAAGGCCAGCGCGGTCCGCGAGTTCCGCTACATCGACGACCGGGGACGCACGACGGTCCGTCTCGACTATGGCGTGTTCGTCAAAGCCCTGGACGGACAGATCGTGTCCCTCATGCGACCGGCGCTGGAGGAGATGCTGCGCGAGGCGCTCCGGCCCGGCGTGGACCTGCGCTACGGCCTCACCGTCGAGGAGATCACCGAGGAGAGGGCCGTGCTCTCGGACGGGACCGTGATCGAGCCTGATCTGATCGTCGGCGCCGACGGCATCCACTCCCGCATCCGCTCGACGGTGTTCGGCCCCGAGTCGCAGTACCTGCGCGACCTCGGGATGCGCACCAGCGCGTTCGTGATCGAGGACGAGGGGGTCCTCGAGCAGGTCCGCGGACAGTTCGTGCTCACTGAGTCCCTCGATCGTCAGCTGGGCCTGTACGGGCTCGGCGACGGGCAGGTCGCCGCCTTCACCGTGCACCGCACCGACGCGGAGATCTCCCCGGATGCCGCCCGCGAGGAGATCCGCCGCGAGTTCTCCGGCCTGGGCGAGCTGGCCGATCGGGTGCTGGCCCGGTGCCCGCCCTCGCGGGAGATGTACTACGACCAGGTCGCCCAGACCATCCTGCCGCGCTGGACCGAGGCCCGGGTGGCCCTGGTGGGCGACGCCGCCTGTGCGGTGTCGCTGGTCGCCGGCCAGGGCGCCTCGCTGGGGATCGCCGGGGCCCACCTCCTGGCCGAGATGCTCGCGACGGAGGCCGCGGTGCCGGACGCCCTGGCGGAGTACGAGCGGCGCTGGCGCCCGGTGGCGACCGGGATCCAGGAGGCGGCGCGGGGCCGTGTCATCGAGGTGTTCCTGCCACGGTCGCGGAGGACCCTCCTGCTGCGACGCTGGGGCTTCCGCGCGATGACGCTGCCCGGCCTGCACCGCCTGATGACCGGGTCGCTCTTCCC
- a CDS encoding TetR/AcrR family transcriptional regulator: MTKAIDQSVDAPARTSSERGQAARARLLDAAAALIAEIGWTAVTTRRVADHAGIRSGLVHYHFESLQALLRKAAMERVSEYLEGARAQLDDGTDPAELLAPLLEQFDAADPTSLLVIETYLAATRDPVLSEQLVQQLTRFRGALESALARAENPAPGATALVVLAALDGIALQKGLDPDLPTTDAVALLRELLHPHQGGTPS; the protein is encoded by the coding sequence ATGACCAAGGCGATTGACCAATCTGTCGATGCCCCGGCGCGCACCAGCAGCGAGCGCGGCCAGGCTGCACGTGCCCGGCTGCTGGATGCCGCTGCCGCGCTGATCGCGGAGATCGGCTGGACCGCCGTGACGACCCGGCGCGTCGCCGACCACGCCGGGATCCGCTCCGGACTGGTCCACTACCACTTCGAGTCCCTGCAGGCGCTGCTGCGGAAGGCGGCCATGGAGCGCGTGAGCGAGTACCTCGAGGGAGCCCGCGCCCAGCTCGACGACGGCACGGACCCGGCGGAGCTGCTCGCGCCCCTGCTCGAGCAGTTCGACGCCGCCGACCCCACCTCGCTGCTGGTGATCGAGACCTACCTCGCCGCCACCCGGGATCCCGTCCTCAGCGAGCAACTGGTCCAGCAGCTGACGCGCTTCCGCGGCGCGCTGGAATCCGCCCTGGCACGCGCCGAGAACCCGGCTCCCGGCGCCACGGCGCTCGTCGTCCTCGCCGCCCTGGACGGCATCGCCCTGCAGAAAGGCCTGGACCCGGATCTTCCGACCACCGACGCCGTCGCGCTGCTGCGCGAGCTCCTCCACCCCCACCAAGGCGGCACGCCCTCATGA